A genomic region of Hydrogenovibrio crunogenus contains the following coding sequences:
- the merR gene encoding Hg(II)-responsive transcriptional regulator, whose protein sequence is MNIEDDSKNLTIGGLAKQSGVGVETIRFYQRKKLLVEPVKPYGGIRRYGLTDVKRVKFIKSAQRLGFSLKEISSLLALEDGSHCSEAKDIAQLKLNSIREKIADLTRLERILDQYTKECTISEDSNISCPLISKLFND, encoded by the coding sequence ATGAATATTGAAGATGATTCAAAAAACTTAACAATCGGTGGGTTGGCAAAGCAATCTGGTGTTGGTGTGGAAACGATTCGTTTTTATCAACGAAAAAAGTTACTCGTAGAGCCTGTTAAGCCCTATGGTGGAATACGGAGATATGGTTTGACTGATGTTAAAAGGGTTAAATTTATTAAATCGGCTCAAAGATTGGGGTTTAGCTTAAAGGAAATTTCAAGTTTGCTTGCCTTAGAAGATGGTAGTCATTGTTCTGAAGCCAAAGATATCGCGCAACTTAAACTGAATTCTATACGAGAAAAAATTGCGGATTTAACTCGATTAGAACGAATTCTAGACCAATATACCAAAGAGTGTACTATATCTGAAGATTCAAATATTTCCTGTCCTTTAATTTCTAAACTTTTTAATGACTAA
- a CDS encoding mercuric transporter MerT family protein gives MSIQNSKLPLLGAISAAIGASLCCAGPLILILLGVSGSWIANLTMFEPFKPYFILATVLLFVWIGWGLYKPQSSCKEGEACAIPQVQKNRRRLFWLALIIATILVTSTWWIPLLPESWLY, from the coding sequence ATGTCTATTCAGAATTCAAAGCTACCATTGTTGGGTGCTATTTCGGCAGCAATTGGAGCGAGCCTGTGCTGCGCAGGTCCATTAATTTTAATTCTATTAGGGGTAAGCGGTTCTTGGATAGCTAATTTAACTATGTTTGAGCCGTTTAAACCCTATTTTATTTTGGCTACTGTGCTCTTATTTGTTTGGATTGGTTGGGGGCTGTATAAGCCTCAGTCATCCTGTAAGGAAGGCGAAGCCTGTGCGATTCCGCAAGTTCAAAAAAATCGCCGCCGTCTTTTTTGGTTAGCTTTAATTATTGCAACCATTCTTGTTACGTCAACCTGGTGGATACCACTTCTTCCAGAGTCGTGGTTGTATTAA
- the merP gene encoding mercury resistance system periplasmic binding protein MerP yields the protein MKNLILIMSMFISFGVTAAEKTVTLDVPGMFCPTCPITVKKSLINVDGVKDVKVSLKDKTAIVTYEDEAADVEDLTFATENSGYPSTVRK from the coding sequence ATGAAAAATTTAATTCTAATTATGAGTATGTTTATTTCGTTTGGTGTCACAGCAGCTGAAAAAACGGTAACTCTTGATGTTCCTGGTATGTTTTGTCCAACTTGCCCAATTACGGTAAAAAAATCTTTAATCAATGTTGATGGTGTTAAAGACGTTAAAGTGTCTTTAAAAGACAAAACAGCAATTGTTACTTATGAGGATGAAGCTGCAGATGTTGAAGATTTAACTTTTGCAACAGAAAATTCTGGCTATCCATCAACGGTAAGAAAATAG
- the merA gene encoding mercury(II) reductase: MHMSNYHENESGALHVAIIGTGSAAFAAAIQASKSGARVSMIEMKDTIGGTCVNIGCVPSKILINAAKIAQETKQSAFPALKISPYVLDRSMLASQIQNRVDELRLAKYESILEDNPSIKLINGRAKFLSSKELQIELNAGGTENLVADKILIATGSRPNVPKIDGLENTPYLTSTEALFTEVTPESLIVVGASVVALEIAQAFLRLGTQVSLIARTTLLSHEEESISDLLMEELISEGMKIHTFTELQLVTYTNGKFECITSSGSELKAEKLLIATGRQANTDQLNLKSAGVDVDNQGRVIVGNDLQTSQKDIFAAGDCTQLPQFVYVAAAAGTRAGKNMVGGDEKLDISTLPTVVFTDPQVATVGLDVAQAQKQGINVVARKLDLEHVPRALANFKTNGFIQLVADAETMQIIGAQIIADVAGEMIQTVSIAIAQGMTVQALADTLFPYLTQVEGLKLCAQTFTQDVSQLSCCAG, encoded by the coding sequence ATGCATATGAGTAATTATCATGAAAATGAAAGTGGTGCCCTCCATGTGGCAATTATAGGCACGGGGTCAGCGGCGTTTGCAGCAGCTATCCAAGCCTCAAAATCTGGAGCAAGGGTTTCCATGATTGAGATGAAGGATACCATTGGCGGAACTTGTGTCAATATAGGTTGCGTTCCCTCAAAAATATTGATTAATGCGGCCAAAATTGCTCAAGAAACCAAGCAATCAGCTTTTCCAGCGTTGAAAATATCTCCATATGTATTGGATCGTTCAATGCTTGCAAGCCAAATTCAAAACCGAGTTGATGAGCTACGTTTAGCTAAATATGAAAGCATTTTGGAAGATAATCCATCTATTAAACTAATAAATGGCAGGGCTAAGTTCCTTAGTTCTAAAGAGTTGCAGATAGAATTAAATGCCGGAGGTACGGAAAACCTAGTGGCAGATAAGATTCTGATAGCAACTGGTTCTAGGCCAAATGTACCAAAAATTGATGGATTAGAGAACACGCCATATTTGACATCAACAGAAGCTTTATTTACGGAAGTGACACCTGAAAGTCTAATCGTAGTAGGTGCTTCAGTTGTCGCTTTGGAAATTGCTCAAGCATTCTTACGTCTGGGCACTCAAGTGAGCTTAATAGCACGAACGACATTATTGTCTCATGAAGAAGAATCAATAAGTGATTTGCTGATGGAGGAGTTAATTTCTGAAGGGATGAAAATTCATACATTCACTGAATTACAATTAGTCACCTACACAAATGGTAAATTTGAGTGCATTACCTCATCAGGAAGCGAACTCAAAGCTGAAAAGCTATTAATTGCCACGGGTAGACAAGCGAATACAGATCAGCTTAACCTAAAATCTGCCGGAGTGGATGTTGATAATCAAGGCAGAGTGATTGTTGGTAATGATTTGCAAACAAGTCAGAAAGATATCTTTGCAGCAGGGGACTGCACTCAGTTGCCTCAATTTGTCTATGTCGCTGCCGCCGCTGGTACACGAGCAGGAAAAAACATGGTTGGTGGCGATGAGAAACTAGATATCTCTACCTTGCCAACAGTGGTTTTTACCGACCCTCAGGTAGCAACTGTTGGTTTAGATGTTGCACAGGCTCAAAAACAAGGTATTAATGTGGTGGCACGCAAACTCGATTTGGAGCATGTTCCAAGAGCCTTAGCCAACTTTAAAACAAACGGGTTTATACAGTTGGTGGCGGACGCGGAAACTATGCAGATAATTGGCGCGCAAATTATTGCAGATGTTGCTGGAGAAATGATTCAGACTGTATCGATTGCTATAGCGCAAGGTATGACGGTACAAGCATTGGCAGATACATTATTTCCTTATTTAACTCAAGTTGAAGGGTTAAAGTTATGTGCACAGACGTTCACCCAGGATGTTTCACAACTTTCCTGTTGTGCAGGTTGA
- a CDS encoding FtsX-like permease family protein has product MIWIQMAVIVLMGFLIGIGLSVLTGLVLYSIGSDVPFRLLWLEPFLVLFALLAIGFVAVMVSLWPLKNMDVTQVFSANR; this is encoded by the coding sequence ATGATATGGATTCAAATGGCTGTCATTGTGTTAATGGGGTTTTTAATCGGTATAGGGTTAAGTGTTTTGACCGGTCTTGTTTTGTACAGTATCGGTTCCGATGTGCCTTTTCGTTTACTCTGGTTGGAACCTTTTTTGGTGTTGTTCGCCTTGCTCGCCATCGGTTTTGTGGCTGTAATGGTCAGCCTATGGCCTTTAAAAAACATGGATGTCACGCAAGTTTTTTCAGCAAATCGCTAG
- a CDS encoding IS3 family transposase (programmed frameshift), whose amino-acid sequence MSSQRYPEEFKIEAVKQIVERGYPVSEVSNRLGVTTHSLYAWVKKYGPDKDKHQAKVDEQAELKRLRKELARVTEERDLLKKAGGILRKRVRLRYAFIRENTKGQSIRRLCALFNVHPSGYYAWLNKPISKSQKCNQRQTGLIKQFWLESGGVYGYRKIFSDMLEHGESIGINRVHKLMYHAGLKAQVGYRKPRQRSEAENIIVPNRLNREFNSQAPNQSWVTDITYIRTHEGWLYLAVIVDLFSRRVIGWSMQPRITKDLVLDALLMAIWKRSPTQKVIVHSDQGSQYTSHDWSHFLKFHGLEASMSRRGNCHDNAVAESFFQLLKRERVKRKIYKNRNEARQDIFDYIEMFYNPKRRHSSNNHLSPVEYEKQYEMRLKSL is encoded by the exons ATGAGCAGTCAACGATACCCTGAAGAATTTAAAATTGAAGCAGTAAAACAGATTGTCGAACGAGGTTATCCGGTTTCGGAAGTCTCCAACCGATTAGGAGTGACCACGCATAGTCTTTATGCCTGGGTTAAAAAGTATGGTCCTGATAAGGACAAGCATCAGGCTAAAGTAGATGAACAAGCCGAGTTAAAGCGTCTTCGCAAAGAGCTGGCTCGAGTGACGGAAGAGCGAGACCTTTTAAAAAAGGCGG GCGGCATACTTCGCAAGAGAGTCCGATTGAGGTATGCCTTTATTCGAGAGAATACAAAAGGACAATCCATTCGGCGATTATGTGCGTTGTTTAATGTTCATCCTAGTGGTTACTATGCTTGGCTAAATAAACCTATATCGAAAAGCCAAAAGTGCAACCAACGTCAGACTGGGTTGATAAAACAGTTTTGGCTTGAATCTGGTGGTGTATATGGCTATCGGAAGATATTTTCCGATATGCTTGAGCATGGTGAGTCTATTGGGATTAATCGTGTTCACAAGCTCATGTATCACGCTGGATTAAAGGCGCAGGTAGGTTATAGAAAACCAAGACAGAGATCAGAAGCGGAAAACATTATTGTTCCGAATCGACTGAACCGGGAATTTAATTCGCAAGCGCCTAATCAATCATGGGTTACTGATATTACGTATATCAGAACGCACGAAGGCTGGTTGTATTTAGCAGTAATCGTTGACCTGTTTTCAAGACGGGTGATTGGTTGGTCGATGCAGCCCAGAATCACAAAGGACTTGGTTCTAGATGCGCTGCTTATGGCGATATGGAAACGAAGCCCGACACAGAAGGTAATCGTGCATTCCGACCAAGGCAGTCAATATACCAGTCATGACTGGAGTCACTTTTTAAAGTTTCATGGACTGGAAGCCAGTATGAGCAGACGCGGCAATTGTCACGACAATGCGGTTGCAGAGAGCTTCTTTCAGTTGTTGAAGCGAGAACGCGTCAAGCGAAAGATATATAAAAATCGAAATGAGGCACGCCAAGACATTTTTGATTACATCGAAATGTTTTACAATCCCAAACGACGTCACTCTTCGAACAATCATCTCTCACCGGTTGAATACGAGAAGCAGTACGAAATGAGGCTAAAAAGTCTCTAG
- the phnF gene encoding phosphonate metabolism transcriptional regulator PhnF, giving the protein MSICVIDRYSPEKIYMQIAKAIESDLQEGFEAGDLYLSEKTLTEKFGVNRHTVRRSIEELVKQGVLEKRHGFGTFVAEKRLAYRIKGHQRLTEAVEANGLSVETTVLSKSTILARGSIAENLQLKNGEEVIQVNTLRKIDNKELALISHFLPKAFCPEVLESYESGSLGSFLINVYGIKAKRISSLVSSAMPNASDNFQLGMMGSQPILKVKTLNKDDVSGKIIEYSVSRFRSDMIQLEILINPEQP; this is encoded by the coding sequence GTGAGTATTTGCGTGATTGATCGTTACAGCCCTGAAAAAATTTATATGCAAATTGCGAAAGCCATTGAGTCCGACCTCCAAGAGGGATTTGAAGCTGGAGACCTGTACCTTTCTGAAAAAACATTAACTGAAAAGTTTGGGGTTAACCGTCATACCGTCAGAAGGTCCATAGAAGAGCTAGTGAAACAAGGGGTTTTAGAAAAACGTCATGGTTTTGGTACTTTTGTCGCTGAAAAAAGATTGGCTTATCGCATTAAAGGTCATCAGCGCCTTACCGAAGCGGTTGAAGCGAATGGGCTAAGCGTTGAGACAACCGTTTTAAGTAAAAGCACCATTTTAGCGAGAGGCAGCATTGCCGAAAACTTACAGCTCAAAAATGGCGAAGAAGTCATTCAAGTAAACACACTCAGAAAAATTGATAACAAAGAATTGGCGTTAATTAGCCATTTTTTACCTAAAGCATTTTGCCCCGAGGTGTTGGAGAGTTATGAATCTGGCTCATTAGGTTCTTTTTTAATAAATGTATATGGGATTAAGGCAAAACGTATTTCGAGTCTAGTGTCTTCGGCTATGCCAAATGCATCAGACAATTTTCAACTGGGCATGATGGGCAGTCAGCCTATCTTAAAAGTTAAAACCCTGAATAAGGATGACGTTAGTGGAAAAATTATCGAATATTCAGTATCGCGTTTTCGTTCGGACATGATTCAACTTGAGATTTTAATTAACCCTGAACAGCCATAA
- a CDS encoding phosphate/phosphite/phosphonate ABC transporter substrate-binding protein produces the protein MKLKNLLLSVVAIATLTPLAAFALPDGSKEHPLRVLMIPTDTGTNDITKDYGPVFQGITENYGIHFDIKAGASYAAVVEGMCNDQADIAWFGAVTYGQANDKCGVDLLAVDVKKGDSSYYSGIFVRKDSGIKTIADLKGKSMAFGSPSSTSSFNFPVAMIIAADVDPVNDLSKVIITGSHSASIAALSEGKVDAAAASYNSFGKAAKKGAIDPALFMPLAKSQPIPNPPLAMNKSLNSKLKAELRKAFGEIHTKIDPSKIRGYGGKKVDRYDTAFDEQKIFDALKKLNAVTHELKGELLEKAGQR, from the coding sequence ATGAAACTTAAGAACTTGTTGTTATCTGTTGTCGCCATTGCAACCTTAACGCCTTTAGCCGCATTCGCTCTTCCTGATGGCTCAAAAGAACACCCTTTACGGGTATTGATGATCCCGACTGATACAGGCACGAACGATATCACTAAAGATTATGGACCAGTTTTTCAAGGTATTACAGAAAACTATGGTATTCACTTTGATATTAAAGCTGGCGCAAGTTATGCGGCCGTTGTTGAAGGTATGTGTAACGATCAAGCGGATATTGCCTGGTTTGGCGCGGTTACTTATGGTCAAGCCAATGATAAATGTGGGGTTGATCTTTTAGCGGTTGATGTGAAAAAAGGAGATTCTTCCTATTACTCTGGTATTTTCGTCCGTAAAGACAGTGGCATTAAAACGATCGCTGACCTTAAAGGTAAGAGCATGGCTTTTGGTAGCCCAAGTTCAACCTCTTCATTCAACTTTCCAGTCGCCATGATTATTGCCGCAGACGTTGATCCTGTTAACGACCTTTCTAAAGTGATTATCACTGGCTCTCACTCAGCTTCTATAGCTGCACTTTCAGAAGGTAAAGTAGATGCCGCCGCCGCATCCTACAACTCTTTTGGTAAAGCCGCCAAAAAAGGCGCTATTGATCCTGCCCTATTTATGCCTTTAGCTAAATCTCAGCCAATCCCAAACCCGCCTTTAGCTATGAACAAAAGTTTAAATTCTAAGCTAAAAGCAGAACTTCGTAAGGCATTTGGTGAAATTCATACCAAAATTGATCCTTCAAAAATCCGCGGTTACGGTGGCAAAAAAGTCGATCGTTATGACACTGCATTTGATGAGCAAAAAATCTTTGATGCTTTGAAAAAGCTGAATGCTGTCACACATGAATTAAAAGGTGAACTGCTAGAAAAAGCAGGTCAGCGTTAA
- the phnC gene encoding phosphonate ABC transporter ATP-binding protein — protein MLVFDKVNRVYPDGTQAVKNVSVHLEKGEFCVLLGPSGAGKSTLMNMVNGLVEPSSGEIILDGGVLNKKNLQLIQRSVSMIHQQLYLIPRLSVLHNVLTGILPTANFWTSLVKSFPVKDQQRAFELLSEVGLEEKHLMRRASALSGGQQQRVAIARAFMANPKVVLADEPVASLDPAMSRSVLNSLKHAAQTNGATVLCTLHQIDYALEFADRIVALREGEVFFDGHPSDMDEDVQRRLYEIEHETKEKIQKKHQETLEDSLSFELKIKDVA, from the coding sequence ATGTTAGTTTTTGACAAAGTCAACCGAGTTTATCCTGATGGTACTCAGGCGGTAAAAAATGTCTCTGTCCACCTTGAAAAAGGTGAATTTTGTGTATTACTAGGGCCTTCTGGTGCGGGAAAGTCTACCTTAATGAATATGGTCAATGGCCTAGTTGAACCATCCTCTGGAGAGATTATTTTAGATGGAGGAGTCCTGAATAAAAAAAACCTACAGTTGATTCAACGTAGCGTCAGTATGATTCATCAACAACTCTATTTAATCCCTCGTTTATCTGTACTACACAATGTGTTAACTGGCATATTACCGACGGCCAATTTTTGGACAAGTTTGGTTAAATCCTTCCCCGTTAAGGATCAACAACGTGCATTTGAACTATTAAGTGAAGTGGGCTTAGAAGAAAAACACCTAATGCGACGTGCCTCAGCACTTTCCGGAGGGCAACAACAGCGTGTTGCCATTGCTCGTGCCTTTATGGCCAACCCTAAAGTAGTTCTTGCAGATGAACCTGTCGCCAGTTTAGACCCGGCCATGAGTCGTAGCGTTTTAAACAGTTTAAAACATGCCGCTCAAACCAATGGGGCAACCGTTTTATGCACCCTTCATCAAATCGACTATGCGCTGGAGTTTGCAGACCGGATAGTAGCCTTACGAGAAGGAGAAGTCTTTTTTGATGGCCATCCATCAGACATGGACGAGGACGTTCAGAGAAGACTGTATGAAATTGAGCATGAAACCAAAGAAAAAATACAAAAAAAACATCAAGAAACCCTTGAAGACTCTCTCTCCTTTGAACTCAAAATAAAGGACGTCGCATGA
- the phnE gene encoding phosphonate ABC transporter, permease protein PhnE, with protein MNKPVENIIKRDWREWQTYQAITPKIIFGFFITFVLLSWSAHNTEMDRAAVETGQAVLSAVGIGNSDVLDGVSKFGSQAFPIQFSTRTELTRLEDVDLENLPWLSYVEDGVSREYDVDTDTWTQSKTEYLVDPIGYLKKVLKMMWETIEMGFWGTAISIVISLPLGILAARNFSPHPIIYQVARGWLSFHRAMPELIVALFLVLIYGFGPIAGVLALAIHTSGVLGKFFADEIENAPKGPQMALSSAGANPLKVLRYAVFPHVLPAWIAYIQYIFERNIRTATVLGIVGAGGIGMELKGRWDLFDYDHVATILLIIFITVVLLEASTQKLRNKTL; from the coding sequence ATGAATAAGCCAGTAGAAAATATCATAAAACGCGATTGGCGTGAATGGCAAACTTATCAAGCCATCACCCCCAAAATAATCTTCGGCTTTTTTATTACGTTTGTTTTACTGTCTTGGTCTGCACACAACACCGAAATGGATAGAGCCGCAGTAGAAACTGGTCAGGCGGTATTATCCGCTGTCGGCATTGGAAACTCGGATGTATTGGATGGTGTCTCAAAATTTGGTAGCCAGGCCTTTCCTATTCAATTTTCAACGCGTACCGAATTAACACGCCTAGAAGATGTCGATTTAGAGAATCTACCATGGTTGTCTTACGTTGAAGACGGTGTCTCTAGAGAGTATGACGTAGACACGGATACATGGACGCAAAGCAAGACAGAGTACTTAGTCGACCCCATCGGTTACCTGAAAAAAGTACTGAAGATGATGTGGGAAACCATCGAAATGGGGTTCTGGGGTACCGCAATTTCAATCGTGATTTCTTTACCCTTAGGCATTTTAGCCGCCCGTAACTTTTCACCCCATCCGATCATTTATCAAGTGGCGCGTGGTTGGCTTAGTTTTCACCGAGCTATGCCTGAGCTAATTGTGGCGCTATTCTTGGTCTTAATCTATGGATTCGGCCCTATTGCTGGGGTTCTAGCGCTTGCAATTCATACATCAGGCGTGCTGGGAAAGTTCTTTGCCGATGAGATTGAAAATGCACCTAAAGGTCCTCAAATGGCATTAAGTTCAGCAGGGGCAAACCCATTAAAAGTCTTACGTTATGCAGTTTTCCCACATGTCCTACCCGCTTGGATTGCCTACATTCAATATATTTTTGAACGTAATATTCGTACCGCCACCGTATTGGGTATTGTCGGTGCGGGAGGAATTGGCATGGAATTAAAAGGACGTTGGGACCTGTTTGATTACGACCATGTTGCAACCATTTTATTAATCATCTTTATCACAGTCGTATTGCTGGAAGCTTCCACGCAAAAATTACGCAACAAAACACTTTGA
- the phnG gene encoding phosphonate C-P lyase system protein PhnG, whose amino-acid sequence MNNSCCSVPRSLWMRALKMVCVEEIKAVIDAVINEYQVAYKAVPQSGLGVLQTQDTALHEPYFLGEFPIATSWVVLTDKQGNCFEGSAQLMDDDENIASLFAVCDTVLANNLLYCRKLADLVELGEFKFSEKVKARKAMLGSTAVDFSLLGTQDEDKKETQSA is encoded by the coding sequence ATGAATAATAGCTGTTGCTCTGTCCCACGTAGTCTATGGATGCGTGCATTAAAAATGGTTTGTGTGGAAGAAATTAAAGCCGTCATCGATGCGGTCATAAATGAATATCAAGTGGCTTACAAAGCTGTTCCTCAGTCTGGATTAGGCGTGTTACAAACTCAAGATACGGCCTTACATGAACCTTACTTTTTAGGGGAATTTCCCATTGCCACCAGCTGGGTCGTTTTAACGGACAAACAAGGGAATTGTTTCGAAGGCTCAGCACAATTAATGGACGATGATGAAAATATCGCCTCCTTATTCGCAGTCTGTGACACTGTTTTGGCGAATAATTTACTTTATTGTCGGAAGCTGGCCGATTTAGTTGAGCTTGGCGAATTCAAATTTTCAGAAAAAGTCAAAGCGCGCAAGGCAATGTTAGGCTCTACAGCGGTCGATTTTTCATTATTGGGAACTCAAGATGAAGATAAAAAGGAGACCCAAAGTGCTTAA
- the phnH gene encoding phosphonate C-P lyase system protein PhnH produces MLKQDLLGAQIDSIWMADTQQILFNSLMQAVSRPGRMDNWSECLDNNPAYLAVLSTLLDGEVTLADVDGLLTESTWPLLQAQKSTTEQANYVLCDATKAPTFSPKLGTLSSPDFAATLVLKVASLDKEQGNIHLKLTGPGVNNETEAFVSGIDQAWLEHRNEWCSAFPMGIDCILVDDTQIMALPRTTKIEVLDVFENGGLS; encoded by the coding sequence GTGCTTAAACAAGATTTACTCGGTGCACAGATTGATTCCATTTGGATGGCCGATACACAACAAATATTATTTAACAGCCTGATGCAGGCCGTGTCACGTCCTGGCCGCATGGATAACTGGTCTGAATGTCTAGACAACAATCCTGCCTACTTGGCCGTTCTCAGTACCCTTTTAGACGGTGAAGTGACCCTAGCGGATGTAGACGGTTTATTGACTGAATCAACATGGCCGTTATTACAGGCCCAAAAATCAACGACTGAGCAAGCCAATTACGTTTTATGTGACGCGACAAAAGCACCCACCTTTTCCCCTAAGCTTGGAACCTTATCTTCACCGGACTTTGCTGCCACTTTAGTCTTAAAGGTTGCTTCTTTAGACAAAGAGCAAGGCAATATTCACCTAAAATTGACCGGGCCTGGCGTCAATAATGAAACCGAAGCATTTGTTTCAGGAATTGACCAGGCCTGGTTAGAACACCGCAACGAATGGTGCTCTGCTTTTCCAATGGGCATCGACTGTATTTTAGTGGATGACACTCAAATTATGGCGCTACCTCGCACGACCAAAATTGAAGTTCTTGATGTCTTCGAAAATGGAGGGCTGAGCTAA
- a CDS encoding carbon-phosphorus lyase complex subunit PhnI, whose amino-acid sequence MGYVAIKGGGQAIAGAEKLLEFIRTRQGESAEPLDLDTIENQLYFLHSRILSEGGLFHPKLASLAIKQSLGDTLEAAFALRAYRSTKPRLIETPVLDTTNMRVIRRISASFKDIPGGQMLGASTDYALRLMRTELLNESREDFQAVAAKWLDENHYDDIPDTFPKVLDALREEGLLPPVDESMAKNKPFDITREPLIFPVPRSAALSTMARAETGSILAIAYSNMRGYGDVHPTVAELRVGYLPVMLPHPITGELIEVGEVLMTECEVVAMYEDDDEGSQPTFSLGYGACFGHNEVKAISMSILDRSLQLGMQNGPTNPSEDPEFVLLHIDGIDSMGFCTHYKMPHYVTFQSDMDRLRTTQEKHGAQHDQTTQGAENV is encoded by the coding sequence ATGGGTTATGTTGCCATAAAAGGTGGCGGTCAAGCCATTGCGGGTGCTGAAAAGTTATTAGAGTTCATACGCACTCGTCAAGGCGAGTCGGCAGAACCGTTAGATTTAGACACCATTGAAAACCAGTTGTATTTTTTACACAGCCGCATTCTATCTGAAGGTGGGTTGTTTCATCCAAAGCTGGCTTCTTTAGCCATCAAACAGAGTTTAGGTGACACGCTAGAAGCGGCATTTGCATTACGCGCCTATCGGTCAACCAAACCTCGTTTAATTGAAACGCCCGTACTGGATACCACCAACATGCGGGTAATTCGCCGTATTTCGGCTTCGTTTAAAGATATTCCCGGCGGGCAAATGCTCGGAGCCAGTACCGATTATGCCTTGCGCCTAATGCGTACCGAACTCCTAAATGAATCCCGGGAAGACTTTCAAGCGGTAGCAGCTAAATGGTTAGATGAAAATCATTATGATGACATTCCAGACACCTTTCCAAAAGTACTAGATGCCTTACGTGAAGAAGGGTTATTACCGCCTGTTGATGAGTCCATGGCAAAAAATAAACCCTTTGATATTACACGTGAACCATTGATTTTTCCAGTCCCTCGTTCGGCCGCTTTATCAACGATGGCGCGTGCAGAAACTGGGTCAATCTTAGCCATCGCTTATTCAAACATGCGCGGTTATGGCGATGTTCACCCGACCGTTGCCGAGTTGCGAGTAGGCTATTTGCCGGTGATGTTACCCCACCCTATTACCGGTGAACTCATTGAAGTCGGAGAAGTGTTAATGACTGAGTGTGAAGTTGTTGCCATGTATGAAGATGATGATGAAGGCAGCCAGCCAACTTTCAGCCTAGGCTACGGCGCCTGTTTTGGGCATAACGAAGTCAAAGCTATATCCATGTCGATCTTAGATCGTTCCTTACAATTAGGCATGCAAAATGGGCCAACCAACCCATCGGAAGACCCAGAATTTGTGCTATTACACATCGATGGTATCGACTCCATGGGGTTCTGTACACACTACAAAATGCCGCACTACGTGACCTTCCAATCTGATATGGATCGTTTAAGAACCACCCAAGAAAAACATGGCGCTCAACACGATCAAACCACCCAAGGAGCTGAAAATGTCTAA